The Corallococcus soli genome includes a window with the following:
- a CDS encoding ABC transporter ATP-binding protein codes for MTTPNPDAPPILAQGLAKTYKVGFWFNRTVRALQSLDLQVGAGQIYGLLGPNGAGKSTTIKILMNLVRPSSGVARIFGQPVDEASTRRLVGFLPENPAPYEYLTGREFVTLAGQLAGLSGQELDVRVKEVLGSVEMAGAEKLQIRRYSKGMVQRVALAQALVSRPKLLILDEPTSGLDPLGRRQMRDLILAEREKGTTVLFCSHIIPDVESLCDRLAVLVGGRLVREGSVRELVSAQVPTVEVVVEGLAPDAVKGLGVPLESLQALDGRVLLQVSDVDTQRLLSGVLGAGGRVNQVQPARFSLEQLFMNALKESGRASTVGGEINT; via the coding sequence ATGACGACTCCCAACCCTGACGCTCCTCCCATCCTGGCCCAGGGGCTCGCCAAGACGTACAAGGTCGGCTTCTGGTTCAACCGCACCGTGCGCGCCCTGCAGTCGCTCGACCTCCAGGTGGGCGCCGGGCAGATCTACGGCCTGCTCGGTCCCAACGGCGCGGGCAAGTCCACCACCATCAAGATCCTGATGAACCTGGTGCGCCCCAGCAGCGGGGTGGCGCGCATCTTCGGCCAGCCGGTGGATGAGGCCTCCACGCGGCGGCTGGTGGGCTTCCTGCCGGAGAACCCCGCCCCGTACGAGTACCTCACGGGCCGGGAGTTCGTGACGCTGGCCGGGCAGCTGGCGGGCCTGAGCGGCCAGGAGCTGGACGTGCGCGTCAAGGAGGTCCTGGGCTCGGTGGAGATGGCGGGCGCGGAGAAGCTGCAGATCCGCCGCTACTCCAAGGGCATGGTGCAGCGCGTGGCGCTGGCCCAGGCGCTGGTGAGCCGGCCGAAGCTGCTCATCCTGGACGAGCCGACGAGCGGCCTGGATCCGCTGGGCCGCCGACAGATGCGCGACCTCATCCTGGCGGAGCGGGAGAAGGGCACCACGGTCCTCTTCTGCAGCCACATCATCCCGGACGTCGAGTCCCTGTGCGACCGGCTGGCGGTGCTGGTGGGCGGGCGGCTGGTGCGCGAAGGCAGCGTTCGGGAGCTGGTGTCCGCGCAGGTGCCCACCGTGGAGGTCGTGGTGGAGGGGCTGGCGCCGGACGCGGTGAAGGGGTTGGGCGTGCCCCTGGAGTCGCTCCAGGCGCTCGACGGCCGCGTGCTGTTGCAGGTGTCGGACGTGGACACCCAGCGGCTCTTGAGCGGCGTGCTGGGCGCCGGGGGCCGGGTGAACCAGGTGCAGCCGGCGCGGTTCTCGCTGGAGCAGCTGTTCATGAACGCGCTCAAGGAGTCCGGGCGCGCGTCCACCGTGGGCGGGGAGATCAATACATGA
- a CDS encoding pilus assembly protein PilG encodes MRKLPLLRFVPGLLLVALLSAPPVPPRRQGGGPLLPRPDLLNALFTAQKGLVTDYFWILMLNRIGSAVRPEEYRHISDYAELVTTLDPKFRQAYLYGGLTIPVYVGGGRYLNTEESTALLRKGVANISHDQPLTFQLAYNLMFFERKYKEAADLIREMSRWEGAPAYYGPLATRLYAQSGDFDASMSLTVALRDSAEDEESRAFYEQRIREIQQERVLKGIDAAIARYRAREGRLPDTLGALVTAGDLRQLPADPLGGELFLGQDGRAYSNASRFRLELIEDQKTEAGERIVPKPRATTSHDDSQP; translated from the coding sequence ATGCGAAAGCTGCCCCTGTTGCGATTCGTTCCGGGCCTGCTGCTGGTAGCCCTGCTGTCAGCGCCGCCCGTGCCGCCGCGAAGGCAAGGCGGCGGACCCCTGCTTCCCCGTCCTGATCTGCTCAATGCGCTCTTCACCGCGCAGAAGGGCTTGGTGACGGACTACTTCTGGATCCTCATGCTCAACCGCATCGGGAGCGCGGTCCGGCCGGAGGAGTACCGCCACATCTCCGACTACGCGGAGCTGGTCACGACCCTGGATCCGAAGTTCCGGCAGGCGTACCTGTACGGGGGCCTCACGATTCCGGTCTACGTGGGTGGGGGCCGGTACCTCAACACCGAGGAGTCCACGGCCCTGTTGCGCAAGGGCGTGGCGAACATCTCCCACGACCAGCCCCTCACCTTCCAGCTCGCGTACAACCTGATGTTCTTCGAGCGGAAGTACAAGGAGGCGGCGGACCTCATCCGGGAGATGTCCCGGTGGGAGGGCGCCCCGGCCTACTACGGCCCGCTCGCGACGCGGCTGTACGCTCAGTCGGGTGACTTCGACGCGAGCATGTCGCTGACCGTCGCCCTGCGTGACAGCGCGGAGGACGAGGAGTCGCGCGCCTTCTACGAGCAGCGCATCCGGGAGATCCAGCAGGAGCGCGTGCTGAAGGGAATCGACGCGGCCATCGCGCGCTACCGGGCCCGCGAGGGCCGCCTGCCCGACACGCTGGGCGCGCTGGTGACCGCGGGCGACCTGCGCCAGCTGCCAGCCGACCCCCTGGGCGGAGAGCTCTTCCTGGGTCAGGACGGCCGGGCCTATTCCAACGCCTCCCGGTTCCGGCTGGAGCTCATCGAGGATCAGAAGACCGAAGCCGGAGAGCGCATCGTCCCCAAGCCCCGAGCCACCACGAGCCATGACGACTCCCAACCCTGA
- a CDS encoding type IV pilin protein, whose protein sequence is MMNRLFRKKGGFTLIELMIVVAIIGILAAIAIPNFIRFQAKSKQSEAKTNLKAIFTAQKAYFGEKDKYQVNFTVIGFDPEAGNRYSYGLAPGCAAAVNATPATRRAGAIAGCIGQDALKFPAPPDAADAVSAVGVNPTLEDCPNCYFNASAIGNVDNDPEGDTWGITSGTVAGQATVQNACGIDEDTPNGLNLVAGEPTNAFNDVSCGG, encoded by the coding sequence ATGATGAACCGTCTCTTCCGGAAGAAGGGTGGCTTCACCCTCATCGAGCTGATGATCGTGGTCGCCATCATCGGCATCCTGGCCGCCATCGCCATCCCGAACTTCATCCGCTTCCAGGCGAAGTCCAAGCAGTCGGAGGCGAAGACGAACCTGAAGGCCATCTTCACGGCCCAGAAGGCGTACTTCGGAGAGAAGGACAAGTACCAGGTGAACTTCACCGTCATCGGGTTCGATCCCGAGGCCGGCAACCGCTACAGCTACGGCCTGGCCCCGGGCTGCGCCGCCGCCGTGAACGCGACCCCCGCGACCCGTCGCGCTGGCGCCATCGCCGGCTGCATCGGCCAGGACGCGCTGAAGTTCCCGGCGCCCCCGGACGCCGCGGACGCCGTCAGCGCGGTGGGCGTGAACCCCACCCTCGAGGACTGCCCGAACTGCTACTTCAACGCCTCGGCGATCGGCAACGTCGACAACGATCCGGAAGGTGACACCTGGGGCATCACGTCCGGCACCGTCGCCGGTCAGGCCACCGTCCAGAACGCCTGCGGCATCGACGAGGACACGCCGAACGGCCTGAACCTGGTCGCCGGCGAGCCCACCAACGCGTTCAACGACGTGAGCTGCGGCGGTTAA
- a CDS encoding prepilin peptidase: MTFTYAPGWAEPLFILFLFFLGLCFGSFLNVVIARVPEGLSIVRPGSRCPKCGHVLSWYENIPVLSWLGLRGKCRGCGMPISPRYVLVELLTGLLFLACLKRFDWTYSLVPALVLVCLLVPLTFIDLEHWILPFSLTVPGIVAGVVLAIPLGTDAVVDAAVGMAVGFLTFRMMEYVGWKAFKKEALGGGDKFLVALLGAFLGWQSLLGILFFSSFQGAVVGVVLLALTGRAGPASAEQEKAEPSKAAPEEAEEPPSTMTWEFTKPGLPWWKRLALVIPCLLFQPIPDAPLDETGEEEEWVPGPTNIPFGPWLALAGLEVMLLGPWLSRVLPLEVAMMLGGTQ, from the coding sequence GTGACGTTCACCTACGCGCCGGGCTGGGCCGAGCCCCTCTTCATCCTCTTCCTGTTCTTCCTGGGCCTGTGCTTCGGCTCCTTCCTCAACGTCGTCATCGCGCGCGTGCCGGAAGGGCTGAGCATCGTGCGGCCGGGGTCGCGCTGCCCGAAGTGCGGGCACGTCCTGTCCTGGTACGAGAACATCCCGGTGCTGTCGTGGCTGGGCCTGCGCGGAAAGTGCCGGGGCTGCGGCATGCCCATCTCCCCGCGCTACGTCCTGGTGGAGCTGCTCACGGGCCTGCTGTTCCTCGCGTGCCTCAAGCGCTTCGACTGGACGTATTCGCTGGTGCCCGCGCTGGTGCTCGTGTGCCTGTTGGTGCCGCTCACCTTCATTGATCTGGAGCATTGGATCCTCCCGTTCTCCCTCACCGTGCCGGGCATCGTGGCGGGGGTGGTGCTGGCCATCCCCCTGGGCACGGACGCGGTGGTGGACGCGGCGGTGGGCATGGCGGTGGGCTTCCTCACCTTCCGGATGATGGAGTACGTGGGGTGGAAGGCCTTCAAGAAGGAGGCGCTGGGCGGCGGGGACAAGTTCCTCGTCGCGCTGCTGGGCGCGTTCCTGGGCTGGCAGTCGCTGCTGGGCATCCTCTTCTTCTCGTCGTTCCAGGGCGCCGTCGTGGGCGTGGTGCTGCTGGCGCTCACGGGCCGCGCGGGCCCCGCCAGCGCGGAGCAGGAGAAGGCGGAGCCGTCCAAGGCCGCGCCGGAGGAGGCGGAGGAGCCTCCGTCCACCATGACGTGGGAGTTCACGAAGCCGGGGCTCCCCTGGTGGAAGCGGCTGGCGCTGGTGATCCCCTGCCTGCTCTTCCAGCCCATCCCGGACGCACCGCTGGATGAAACGGGGGAGGAGGAGGAGTGGGTGCCCGGCCCCACCAACATCCCCTTCGGCCCGTGGCTGGCGCTCGCGGGGCTGGAGGTGATGCTGCTGGGGCCGTGGCTGTCCCGCGTGCTGCCCCTGGAGGTGGCGATGATGCTCGGGGGGACGCAGTGA
- a CDS encoding sensor histidine kinase encodes MKWRIASVAFLLGSLSTGLSWLTLQPVLIRLLDVARRLAEPGTPEAEGLSRIRAFLPLALGLDLVVLTVLAYGVLDLTVGRPLRATEAAVEQLGRLQLDVPLAGQGGPLLSRIQRALQRMAEALRQEQALTRSQLEALRQANSRLARAQTELVASERLATVGKLAAGVAHEVGNPLAGILGYLSLARMKAEGPEVKDFLERIDHEVLRIDRIVRGLLDLGRPGSAQPVPVDVGQVVETCVRLVRAGPELERVEVTLDVTPGLLARAEPGPLSQILINLMLNAAQAMEGQGRVRISTRREDALLYLEVEDSGPGLSPEVRAHLFEPFFTTKGRQGTGLGLAVSLNLAQGMGGRLEARDGAGGGACFRLSLPAV; translated from the coding sequence ATGAAGTGGCGCATCGCGAGCGTGGCCTTCCTGCTGGGCTCGCTGTCCACGGGCCTGTCGTGGCTCACGCTGCAGCCGGTGTTGATCCGCCTGCTGGACGTGGCGCGGCGGCTGGCGGAGCCCGGGACGCCGGAGGCGGAAGGGCTGTCGCGCATCCGCGCCTTCCTGCCCCTGGCGCTGGGCCTGGACCTGGTGGTGCTGACGGTGCTGGCCTACGGGGTGTTGGACCTCACGGTGGGCCGCCCGCTGCGAGCCACCGAGGCCGCCGTGGAGCAGCTGGGCCGGTTGCAACTGGACGTGCCGCTGGCGGGGCAGGGCGGACCGCTCCTGTCGCGCATCCAGCGCGCGTTGCAGCGCATGGCGGAGGCGCTGCGCCAGGAGCAGGCCCTCACGCGCTCGCAGCTGGAGGCGCTGCGCCAGGCCAACTCCCGGCTCGCGCGGGCCCAGACGGAGCTGGTCGCCTCGGAGCGGCTGGCCACGGTGGGCAAACTGGCCGCAGGCGTGGCGCACGAGGTGGGCAATCCGCTGGCGGGCATCCTGGGCTACCTGTCGCTCGCGCGCATGAAGGCGGAGGGGCCGGAGGTGAAGGACTTCCTGGAGCGCATCGACCATGAGGTCCTCCGCATCGACCGCATCGTGCGGGGCCTGCTGGACCTGGGGCGCCCCGGCAGCGCGCAGCCGGTGCCGGTGGACGTGGGGCAGGTGGTGGAGACATGCGTGCGCCTGGTGCGCGCTGGCCCGGAGCTGGAGCGCGTGGAGGTGACGTTGGACGTGACGCCCGGCCTGCTGGCGCGCGCGGAGCCAGGGCCGCTGTCGCAGATCCTCATCAACCTGATGCTCAACGCCGCGCAGGCCATGGAGGGGCAGGGCCGGGTGCGCATCTCCACCCGGCGCGAGGACGCGCTCCTGTACCTGGAGGTGGAGGACAGCGGCCCGGGCCTGTCTCCGGAGGTGCGCGCGCACCTCTTCGAACCGTTCTTCACCACCAAGGGGCGGCAGGGCACGGGCCTGGGGCTCGCGGTGTCGCTGAACCTGGCGCAGGGCATGGGCGGACGGCTGGAGGCTCGCGATGGCGCGGGGGGCGGCGCCTGCTTCCGGCTGTCGCTTCCCGCCGTCTGA
- a CDS encoding sigma-54-dependent transcriptional regulator produces the protein MSLFRTVLVADDEPSIRHILTLVLTDKGYEVRAVADGEEALRELSARPYDVLLCDVRMPKRDGLSVLRAALADQPGLTVVVMSAYGSQEQALEAVQAGAYDYVQKPFKPEEIVFVLRKGEERERLLRENRRLHEAHLPGASLGHILGESAALQAVLKQVARVAPVDTTVLISGESGTGKELIARELHGKSRRSAMAFVAVNCGAIPHGLLESELFGHAKGAFTDARTARRGLFAEADGGTLFLDEVGELPLGAQVKLLRVLQEGEIRPVGESRVERVDVRVVAATLRDLGRLVEKGEFREDLYYRLNVVNLALPPLRERREDIPLLARSFLGRFNRELNRDPPVQGFTPEAEALLTAYAWPGNVRELENAMERAVLLEEGTLIAPGSLPEKLWAASAPAAAGPASALQATGDLSLKRAIREMEESYIRAALRRTKGNRTRAAEVLDISHRALLYKIKEYGIDPDAEALRG, from the coding sequence ATGTCCCTCTTCCGCACCGTTCTCGTCGCCGACGACGAGCCGTCCATCCGCCACATCCTCACCCTGGTGCTCACCGACAAGGGCTACGAGGTGCGCGCCGTCGCCGACGGTGAAGAGGCCCTGCGCGAGCTGTCCGCGCGCCCCTATGACGTCCTCCTGTGCGACGTGCGCATGCCGAAGCGCGACGGGCTGTCGGTGCTGCGGGCGGCGCTCGCCGACCAGCCGGGCCTCACCGTGGTGGTGATGAGTGCCTACGGTTCGCAGGAGCAGGCGCTGGAGGCGGTGCAGGCGGGGGCCTACGACTACGTCCAGAAGCCCTTCAAGCCGGAGGAGATCGTCTTCGTCCTGCGCAAGGGGGAGGAGCGCGAGCGGCTCCTGCGGGAGAACCGGCGCCTGCACGAGGCCCACCTGCCCGGCGCGTCCCTGGGCCACATCCTGGGGGAGAGCGCCGCGCTCCAGGCGGTGCTCAAGCAGGTGGCGCGCGTGGCCCCGGTGGACACCACCGTGCTCATCTCCGGGGAGAGCGGCACCGGCAAGGAGCTCATCGCCCGCGAGCTGCACGGCAAGAGCCGCCGCTCCGCCATGGCCTTCGTGGCCGTCAACTGCGGCGCCATCCCCCACGGCCTGCTGGAGAGCGAGCTGTTCGGCCACGCCAAGGGCGCCTTCACCGACGCGCGCACCGCCCGTCGGGGCCTGTTCGCGGAGGCCGACGGCGGCACGCTCTTCCTCGACGAGGTGGGGGAGCTGCCCCTGGGCGCGCAGGTGAAGCTCTTGCGCGTGCTCCAGGAGGGGGAGATCCGCCCGGTGGGCGAGAGCCGCGTGGAGCGCGTGGACGTGCGCGTGGTGGCCGCCACGCTGCGCGACCTGGGCCGGCTGGTGGAGAAGGGCGAGTTCCGCGAGGACCTCTACTACCGCCTCAACGTCGTGAACCTCGCCCTGCCGCCCCTGCGCGAGCGCCGCGAGGACATCCCGCTGCTCGCCAGGTCCTTCCTGGGGCGCTTCAACCGCGAGCTCAACCGCGACCCCCCGGTGCAGGGCTTCACCCCGGAGGCGGAGGCCCTGCTGACGGCCTACGCCTGGCCGGGCAACGTGCGCGAGCTGGAGAACGCCATGGAGCGCGCGGTGCTCCTGGAAGAGGGAACGCTGATCGCGCCTGGCAGCCTGCCCGAAAAGCTGTGGGCGGCTTCCGCACCCGCGGCCGCCGGGCCGGCGTCCGCGCTACAGGCCACCGGCGACCTGTCGCTCAAGCGCGCCATCCGGGAGATGGAGGAGTCCTACATCCGGGCGGCGCTCCGCCGCACGAAGGGCAACCGCACCCGGGCGGCCGAGGTCCTGGACATCAGCCACCGCGCCTTGCTGTACAAGATCAAGGAGTACGGCATTGATCCCGACGCGGAGGCGCTCCGGGGCTGA
- the pilM gene encoding type IV pilus assembly protein PilM, which translates to MAKGKLALGLDIGSTSIKMIMLKEQRKRGEVGYALQSFGMKPLPPEAIVDGALMNSTAIVQAVQELMAELKVKGKDVAIGVSGHSVIIKKIQMPRMSQEELEESIQWEAEQYIPFDVKDVNIDTQILDGGGNDATGQMDVLLVAAKKDMINDYTTVVSEAGLAPVVVDVDAFAVQNMFSTNYELPEKETVVLINAGASVVNINIIANGVTVFTRDVTIGGNQFTEEIQKQLNVSYEEAEALKIGGNRADADAVVPQDVERVLSSVAEQVAGEIQRSLDFYAGTAADSNFTKVYLSGGTAKIPALFKTIEARTGVPVEILNPFRKIEVDNRKFDPAFIMDVAPMAAVAVGLALRRPGDKLG; encoded by the coding sequence ATGGCGAAGGGCAAACTGGCACTTGGGCTGGATATCGGGTCGACGTCGATCAAGATGATCATGCTCAAGGAGCAGCGCAAGCGCGGTGAAGTGGGCTACGCCCTGCAGAGCTTCGGAATGAAACCGCTGCCTCCCGAAGCCATCGTCGACGGTGCCCTGATGAACTCCACGGCCATCGTGCAGGCCGTCCAGGAGCTGATGGCGGAGCTGAAGGTGAAGGGCAAGGACGTCGCCATCGGCGTGTCCGGCCACTCGGTCATCATCAAGAAGATCCAGATGCCCCGCATGAGCCAGGAAGAGCTCGAGGAGAGCATCCAGTGGGAGGCGGAGCAGTACATCCCCTTCGACGTGAAGGACGTGAACATCGACACGCAGATCCTCGACGGCGGCGGCAACGACGCCACCGGTCAGATGGACGTGCTGCTGGTGGCCGCCAAGAAGGACATGATCAACGACTACACCACCGTGGTCTCCGAAGCGGGGCTGGCGCCGGTGGTGGTGGACGTGGACGCGTTCGCCGTCCAGAACATGTTCTCCACGAACTACGAGCTGCCGGAGAAGGAGACCGTCGTCCTCATCAACGCCGGCGCCTCCGTGGTGAACATCAACATCATCGCCAACGGCGTGACGGTGTTCACCCGCGACGTGACCATCGGTGGCAACCAGTTCACCGAGGAGATCCAGAAGCAGCTCAACGTCTCCTACGAGGAGGCGGAGGCGCTGAAGATCGGCGGCAACCGCGCGGACGCGGACGCCGTGGTGCCCCAGGACGTGGAGCGGGTGCTCTCCAGCGTGGCGGAGCAGGTCGCCGGTGAAATCCAGCGCTCGCTGGACTTCTACGCGGGCACCGCCGCGGACTCGAACTTCACCAAGGTCTACCTGTCCGGCGGCACCGCGAAGATCCCCGCCCTGTTCAAGACCATCGAGGCGCGGACCGGCGTGCCGGTGGAGATCCTCAACCCGTTCCGGAAGATTGAAGTGGACAACCGCAAGTTCGACCCCGCGTTCATCATGGACGTGGCACCCATGGCAGCGGTGGCCGTGGGACTGGCGCTCCGGCGCCCGGGCGACAAGCTGGGCTGA
- a CDS encoding PilN domain-containing protein: MMIRINLLPVRAVKKREMGQQVLVIYAAVLIAAVVGNYFWYADRDGDLTRAKQGIAQTKAKIAELEKVIGEVTNINTRKAEVEKKLAILDTLRKSRNGPVRMMDALASALPKKVWLKTFVEASNNVTINGSAISHDEVAELMRGLGGMVWTPKGMGRLVEQRRDAQTSRVELFNTETASVEEFPVSDIRPFFKSIELTNAVQAKLNSTPGAPTFVDFKLTLTANYAI; the protein is encoded by the coding sequence ATGATGATTCGAATCAATCTGCTGCCCGTCCGGGCGGTGAAGAAGCGCGAGATGGGCCAGCAGGTGCTGGTCATCTACGCCGCGGTCCTGATCGCCGCGGTGGTGGGCAACTACTTCTGGTACGCGGATCGCGACGGCGACCTCACGCGCGCCAAGCAGGGCATTGCCCAGACGAAGGCGAAGATCGCGGAGCTGGAGAAGGTCATCGGCGAGGTGACCAACATCAACACCCGCAAGGCCGAGGTGGAGAAGAAGCTCGCCATCCTGGACACGCTGCGCAAGAGCCGCAACGGGCCGGTGCGCATGATGGACGCGCTGGCGTCCGCCCTCCCCAAGAAGGTCTGGCTCAAGACCTTCGTGGAGGCGTCCAACAACGTCACCATCAACGGGTCGGCCATCAGCCACGACGAGGTCGCTGAACTGATGCGCGGCCTGGGCGGCATGGTGTGGACGCCCAAGGGCATGGGGCGCCTGGTGGAGCAGCGCCGTGACGCCCAGACGTCCCGCGTGGAGCTCTTCAACACGGAGACGGCCTCCGTGGAGGAGTTCCCGGTGTCGGACATCCGGCCGTTCTTCAAGTCCATCGAACTGACCAACGCGGTGCAGGCCAAGCTGAACAGCACGCCCGGCGCGCCCACGTTCGTCGATTTCAAGCTCACCCTCACCGCCAACTACGCCATCTAG
- a CDS encoding type 4a pilus biogenesis protein PilO, with protein MDKYLDQLAKAPPAVKFGGLAALVVIITVANFFLAIQPTEEAITARASERRKLDLELAEKSEIAQNLNERRREMDVLEQKLAEAQTELPERRDMEELLAQINDIGKKSGLEISRVEPDKEYVGSGEFFARIPIKMTVSGNYHEIAMFLQEMANMRRIVNINNIKLDGATLKNEKVVLQSNFLATTFRFVETKPAADPKKPAEKKKN; from the coding sequence ATGGACAAATACCTGGATCAGCTCGCCAAGGCCCCGCCGGCGGTGAAGTTCGGTGGGCTCGCGGCACTCGTCGTCATCATCACCGTCGCCAACTTCTTCCTCGCCATCCAGCCGACGGAAGAGGCCATCACCGCGCGGGCCTCGGAGCGCCGCAAGCTCGACCTGGAGCTCGCGGAGAAGAGCGAGATCGCCCAGAACCTCAACGAGCGCCGCCGTGAGATGGACGTGCTCGAGCAGAAGCTGGCGGAGGCCCAGACGGAGCTGCCGGAGCGGCGCGACATGGAAGAGCTGCTCGCGCAGATCAACGACATCGGCAAGAAGTCCGGCCTGGAGATCTCCCGCGTGGAGCCCGACAAGGAGTACGTCGGCAGCGGCGAGTTCTTCGCGCGCATCCCCATCAAGATGACGGTGAGCGGCAACTACCATGAGATCGCCATGTTCCTGCAGGAGATGGCGAACATGCGGCGCATCGTGAACATCAACAACATCAAGTTGGATGGCGCGACGCTCAAGAACGAGAAGGTGGTCCTCCAGAGCAACTTCCTGGCCACCACGTTCCGCTTCGTCGAAACGAAGCCCGCCGCCGATCCCAAGAAGCCCGCCGAGAAGAAGAAAAACTAG
- a CDS encoding pilus assembly protein PilP yields MKTFKSTMTAAVLVLTLSACGETPKASNAPAKPKTAAPAVAPVTAKAGVTTVPGFVYTYSPVGKRDPFRSPLEELGPITGDGAERACNEPLCVFDLDQLRLVAVVTGDSSPLAMVEDPLGRGHIVRRNTRMGRQGGKVTQILRDSVTVTEVFTGAKGELISNPVSLQLKADGVKDPAYNLMTGKNWE; encoded by the coding sequence ATGAAGACGTTCAAGTCCACGATGACTGCTGCGGTGCTGGTGCTGACCCTGTCTGCCTGTGGGGAGACGCCCAAGGCCAGCAATGCCCCCGCCAAACCCAAGACCGCGGCCCCCGCCGTGGCACCGGTGACGGCGAAGGCCGGGGTGACGACGGTGCCAGGCTTCGTCTACACCTACAGTCCCGTGGGCAAGCGGGATCCGTTCCGGAGTCCGCTGGAAGAGCTGGGACCGATTACGGGCGATGGCGCGGAGCGCGCCTGCAATGAGCCCCTGTGCGTGTTCGACCTGGACCAGCTCAGGCTGGTCGCGGTCGTGACGGGGGACTCCAGTCCGCTGGCGATGGTGGAGGATCCGCTGGGCCGGGGCCATATCGTCCGGCGTAACACCCGGATGGGGCGCCAGGGCGGTAAGGTGACCCAGATCCTCCGGGATTCGGTGACCGTCACCGAGGTCTTCACGGGTGCCAAGGGCGAGCTCATCAGCAATCCGGTGAGCCTGCAGCTCAAGGCAGATGGCGTAAAGGACCCCGCCTACAACCTGATGACGGGCAAGAACTGGGAGTAG